Proteins found in one Coffea eugenioides isolate CCC68of chromosome 5, Ceug_1.0, whole genome shotgun sequence genomic segment:
- the LOC113770103 gene encoding protein VTE6, chloroplastic: MAIPLSTFLSFPSSPPSPPFLHPQKPKITAFPTHLPIPFKPSTFSLNPRPKTPKKMLTTPLAAATDLSLVQQAIKLVQSSPPTWQSSLLSNLLIFILGSPILVSGLSLSGIAAAFLLGTLTWRAFGPSGFFLVASYFVIGTAATKVKMAQKEAQGVAEKRKGRRGPGSVIGSSAAGCVCAVLSIYRIGGKAFSPLWLLGFVASFCTKLSDTVSSEIGKAYGRTTYLVTTFKVVPRGTEGAVSVEGTLAGLLASILLASVGCLMGNIKPSEAIICVVASQIANLGESFIGAEFQGKEGFKWLNNDAVNIINISLGSILAVLMQQLILQK; the protein is encoded by the exons ATGGCAATTCCTTTGTCAACCTTCTTAAGTTTCCCATCATCACCACCATCTCCACCGTTCCTTCACCCTCAAAAACCCAAAATCACAGCATTTCCAACTCATCTCCCAATACCCTTTAAACCCTCTACTTTCTCCCTGAATCCCAGACCAAAAACGCCCAAAAAAATGCTTACCACACCATTAGCTGCGGCCACCGATCTAAGCCTAGTACAACAGGCAATTAAATTGGTCCAATCTTCGCCACCAACATGGCAATCTTCTCTGCTGAGTAATCTCCTAATCTTTATTCTGGGCAGTCCAATTCTGGTCTCTGGTTTGTCTCTATCTGGCATTGCAGCTGCTTTCTTGCTTGGCACTCTCACATGGCGCGCTTTTGGCCCATCAGGGTTCTTCCTTGTTGCTTCGTATTTTGTTATT GGCACTGCTGCAACAAAGGTGAAAATGGCTCAAAAGGAGGCTCAAGGAGTTGCTGAGAAGAGAAAGGGAAGGAGAGGACCTGGCAGTGTGATTGGTTCTAGTGCAGCTGGATGTGTTTGTGCTGTCTTATCGATTTATAGGATAGGAGGAAAGGCATTTTCCCCGCTATGGTTGCTTGGATTTGTTGCTAGTTTCTGTACAAAGTTGAGTGACACCGTATCAAGTGAGATAGGGAAGGCGTATGGCAGAACAAC ATATTTGGTCACTACGTTTAAGGTGGTACCTAGAGGAACAGAAGGTGCTGTGAGTGTTGAAGGAACATTGGCTGGACTACTGGCTTCAATTCTTCTTGCTTCAGTTGGTTGTCTAATGGGTAAT ATTAAACCATCCGAGGCCATTATATGTGTAGTAGCTTCCCAGATTGCTAATCTTGGAGAGAGTTTTATTGGTGCAGAATTCCAAGGAAAAGAAGGATTCAAATGG CTTAACAATGATGCTGTCAACATCATCAACATATCCTTGGGCAGCATTCTGGCAGTCCTAATGCAGCAACTCATACTCCAAAAGTAG
- the LOC113772231 gene encoding 50S ribosomal protein L13, chloroplastic-like, producing the protein MAIQCSTSSLFLSSSSPVAFSSSSSSVKKSPFMGFSISAGLSSTRPSLIRTKPNALVRCQSKDAAVHIPVDQRWMFEESEINGPDIWNTTWYPKAADHVNTDKPWYIVDATDKILGRLASTIAIYIRGKNLVTYTPSVDMGAFVIVVNAEKVAVSGKKRNQKLYRRHSGRPGGMTVETFDQLQKRIPERIIEHAVRGMLPKGRLGRALFNHLKVYKGPNHPHEAQKPIDLPIRDKRIQK; encoded by the exons ATGGCAATACAATGTTCTACATCTTCTCTGTTTCTTAGCTCCTCTTCGCCAGTggccttttcttcttcttcttcttctgtaAAGAAGAGCCCTTTTATGGGATTCTCAATTTCTGCCGGCTTATCATCGACAAGGCCGTCCCTCATCAGAACCAAACCAAATGCCCTTGTCCGCTGCCAAAGTAAAGATGCTGCTGTTCACATCCCTGTGGACCAGAGATGGATGTTTGAAGAATCTGAAATTAATGGCCCT GATATTTGGAACACAACATGGTATCCCAAAGCTGCAGATCATGTAAATACTGATAAACCCTGGTACATCGTTGACGCGACTGATAAAATTCTTGGCAGATTAGCTTCAACTATAGCTATCTATATCAGAGGGAAGAATCTAGTAACTTATACTCCTAGTGTGGACATGGGAGCCTTTGTCATAGTG GTTAATGCTGAAAAGGTAGCCGTATCTGGCAAGAAGAGGAACCAAAAGCTTTACAGAAGGCATTCAGGGAGACCTGGTGGGATGACAGTGGAAACCTTTGATCAGCTTCAAAAGAGAATTCCTGAAAGAATCATTGAGCATGCAGTCCGTGGCATGCTTCCAAAAGGGCGG CTCGGAAGAGCATTATTCAATCATCTGAAAGTATATAAAGGCCCAAACCATCCTCACGAGGCACAAAAACCCATTGACTTGCCCATAAGGGACAAAAGGATACAGAAGTAG
- the LOC113770362 gene encoding protein trichome birefringence-like 41, giving the protein MNFVWAHGKLAMLLIPLLLLLVLELHQANAGSCNFFQGSWVPDSSYPLYNYTACPFIQKEFNCLKNGRPDQMYLKYRWQPLDCQLARFDGREFMQKFKGKSVMFVGDSLSLNQWQSLICMLYTSVGRTKYNETRVGDVSIFTFMDFGVKIMLDRNVYLVDVVMEKTGRILNLDSIEGGKLWKGLDVIIFNTWHWWNRRGEGQPWDYIRVGNQTFKDMDRMVAFEMALNTWAKWVDDNIDPAKTTVFFQGISPSHYNGTDWNEPTAKSCVRQKEPVVGSRYPAGQPPALTVLKRVLNTIKKPVKLLDITNLSLLRKDGHPSIYGLGAATGGMDCSHWCLPGVPDTWNLLLYNLLIL; this is encoded by the exons ATGAATTTTGTCTGGGCTCACGGCAAATTGGCCATGCTGCTCATTCCTCTTCTCCTGCTTCTCGTTCTTGAGCTTCACCAAGCAAATGCAGGGAGCTGTAATTTCTTCCAAGGAAGTTGGGTCCCTGATTCTTCCTATCCTCTCTATAACTACACAGCATGTCCATTCATACAGAAAGAATTCAACTGCTTGAAGAACGGCAGGCCCGACCAAATGTACCTTAAATACCGGTGGCAACCCCTGGACTGCCAATTAGCAAG ATTTGATGGTCGTGAGTTCATGCAGAAATTCAAGGGGAAAAGCGTCATGTTTGTCGGTGATTCATTGAGCCTAAACCAGTGGCAATCACTAATTTGCATGCTTTACACCTCCGTCGGTAGGACAAAGTACAATGAAACCAGAGTAGGAGACGTCTCCATTTTCACATTCATG GATTTTGGAGTAAAAATTATGCTAGACAGAAATGTGTACCTGGTAGATGTTGTGATGGAAAAAACTGGCAGGATACTAAACCTAGATTCAATTGAGGGTGGAAAGCTGTGGAAAGGCTTAGACGTAATAATCTTTAACACATGGCATTGGTGGAACCGTAGAGGTGAAGGACAACC ATGGGATTACATTCGAGTTGGAAATCAGACATTCAAAGACATGGATCGGATGGTTGCCTTCGAGATGGCACTCAATACTTGGGCTAAGTGGGTGGATGACAATATTGATCCTGCCAAAACTACTGTTTTCTTCCAAGGAATTTCTCCCTCACACTACAA TGGAACTGATTGGAATGAACCGACGGCCAAAAGTTGCGTAAGACAGAAAGAGCCGGTGGTGGGCTCAAGATATCCAGCAGGACAACCACCAGCTCTAACAGTGCTAAAGAGAGTACTCAACACAATAAAGAAGCCAGTGAAATTGCTGGATATTACAAACCTTTCGCTGCTGCGAAAAGATGGACATCCTTCTATTTATGGGCTTGGCGCAGCCACTGGGGGAATGGACTGCAGCCACTGGTGTCTTCCTGGAGTTCCTGATACCTGGAATCTGCTACTCTACAATCTTCTTATTCTTTGA
- the LOC113771893 gene encoding protein trichome birefringence-like 42, whose protein sequence is MGTHASRCKIVVLLCLVAFLSNQSNVECEDEQGTQSESCDLFKGSWVLDDSYPLYYDALSCPFIDPGLNCQKNGRPDSMYLEYRWNPIGCELPRFDGQNFLQKFRGQKIMFVGDSLSNNQWQSLACMLHFAVPSSNYTLVRSGGGALLNLSFPEYGLSTAFLKNGFLVDLVVEGVGLVLKLDSLSRTQHWKGVDILIFNSYHWWIHTGRLQTWNYFQIGENLIKDMDRMEAYRIALTTWAKWVDSNIDPGKTKVFFQGISAVHNHGSEWNEPAVQDCRGQTKAVEGADYPGQHYPGEAVVKDVLGNMTKPVYLLDITLLTQLRKDGHPSNYADGALDCSHWCLAGVPDTWNELLYAMLLES, encoded by the exons ATGGGTACACATGCTTCTCGCTGCAAAATTGTGGTACTTCTTTGCCTTGTTGCATTTCTGTCTAACCAATCAAATGTGGAATGTGAAGATGAACAAGGAACACAGTCAGAAAGCTGTGATCTTTTCAAGGGAAGTTGGGTTCTTGATGATTCATACCCGCTTTATTATGATGCATTGAGCTGCCCCTTCATCGATCCTGGGCTCAATTGCCAGAAAAATGGCAGACCTGATAGTATGTACCTAGAGTACAGATGGAATCCGATTGGTTGTGAGCTTCCAAG GTTTGATGGTCAAAACTTTCTGCAAAAGTTCAGGGGTCAGAAAATTATGTTTGTGGGGGACTCTTTAAGCAATAACCAGTGGCAGTCACTAGCCTGCATGCTGCATTTTGCAGTCCCGAGTTCTAATTATACCTTAGTGAGATCTGGTGGAGGAGCACtcttaaatctttcttttcCG GAATATGGGCTGTCGACAGCGTTCTTGAAGAATGGATTTTTGGTGGATTTGGTGGTAGAGGGAGTAGGCCTTGTTCTAAAGCTTGATTCCTTAAGTAGAACTCAGCACTGGAAAGGGGTTGACATTCTGATTTTCAACAGCTACCACTGGTGGATACACACAGGAAGACTTCAAAC ATGGAACTATTTTCAAATTGGTGAGAATCTGATTAAGGACATGGATCGCATGGAGGCATACAGGATTGCCTTGACAACATGGGCCAAGTGGGTCGATTCCAATATAGATCCTGGCAAAACTAAAGTTTTCTTCCAAGGAATTTCTGCTGTTCACAATCA TGGGAGTGAATGGAATGAACCAGCAGTGCAGGACTGCAGGGGACAAACTAAGGCAGTAGAAGGAGCAGACTACCCAGGCCAACATTATCCAGGGGAAGCAGTGGTTAAGGATGTACTAGGTAACATGACCAAGCCGGTCTACCTGCTAGATATAACATTGCTTACTCAATTAAGAAAGGATGGACATCCATCAAACTATGCAGATGGGGCTCTTGATTGTAGTCATTGGTGCCTTGCTGGAGTTCCAGATACCTGGAATGAACTCCTGTACGCAATGCTGCTAGAGAGCTAA
- the LOC113771891 gene encoding protein ROOT INITIATION DEFECTIVE 3-like has product MASFVQEFVLTSSPDGRITAYDAYSGSSLGQYNGSRTPRKGLTMIGKKLIAASHVCSETGLGSVHLYHWWYSAPFHQLPMPEPVAPLVATRDGSYLFAGGVSGHVHSISLPSGDIILSVAAHSKAITCLEINDDGSLLFSGSDDGTIAVFLIHQLVDSFSSRSSSYSPPLQRFVGHQSSVTTITTGTGGCNCTIISCSSDCTCKFWGLMHTSPLRSITFPCTIWEVKVDPLESEFYGAGSDGLVYKCALKVRSRMMMKQGPQLITWKRQHDDAITSMATMNWGKNLVTASEDGNLCFWDVGRGDLIKVVDQEKTGSISNVMAVAAGLNGHVSAALARMRKSVAGFGRWDLGFSGKKDLYVPITEMKEMEEHLAVSVVDRKRSIDTLELALGAYERVLKLMHKEVKGSASSSNSADQDKTEGN; this is encoded by the coding sequence ATGGCATCATTTGTGCAAGAGTTTGTCCTTACTAGCTCCCCTGATGGTCGAATCACTGCTTATGATGCTTACTCAGGTTCTAGCCTGGGTCAGTACAATGGCAGTAGAACGCCTCGTAAAGGGCTAACCATGATCGGTAAGAAGCTGATTGCTGCTTCTCATGTTTGTTCAGAAACTGGCCTTGGCTCAGTTCACCTCTATCACTGGTGGTACTCCGCTCCCTTCCATCAACTCCCCATGCCTGAACCTGTTGCACCCCTTGTTGCTACTCGAGACGGATCGTATCTCTTTGCTGGTGGTGTATCTGGTCATGTACACTCAATCTCACTCCCTTCAGGAGATATAATTCTGTCTGTTGCTGCCCACTCCAAAGCCATAACCTGCCTGGAAATCAATGACGATGGATCACTTCTTTTCTCAGGCAGTGATGACGGAACCATTGCGGTGTTCCTTATACATCAGCTTGtggattcattttcttccagaAGTTCAAGCTATTCGCCACCACTGCAAAGATTCGTTGGCCATCAATCTTCAGTAACGACCATCACAACAGGCACCGGCGGATGCAATTGCACCATAATTTCGTGCTCGTCAGATTGCACATGCAAGTTCTGGGGCCTCATGCACACATCACCTCTCCGTTCAATTACATTTCCATGTACAATATGGGAGGTGAAAGTAGACCCCCTGGAGTCAGAGTTCTATGGTGCAGGATCAGATGGATTGGTGTACAAATGTGCACTTAAGGTGAGATCCAGAATGATGATGAAACAAGGACCTCAATTGATCACTTGGAAGAGGCAGCATGATGATGCAATCACATCCATGGCCACAATGAACTGGGGAAAGAATCTTGTTACAGCATCAGAAGATGGAAATCTTTGCTTTTGGGACGTGGGACGAGGAGATTTGATCAAAGTTGTTGATCAAGAGAAAACGGGAAGCATCAGCAATGTGATGGCAGTAGCCGCAGGACTAAATGGTCATGTCAGTGCAGCTTTGGCTAGGATGAGAAAAAGTGTTGCTGGTTTTGGTAGATGGGATTTGGGCTTCTCTGGTAAGAAGGACCTGTATGTTCCAATCACGGAGATGAAGGAAATGGAAGAGCATTTGGCAGTTTCAGTAGTGGACAGGAAAAGATCCATTGATACACTAGAATTGGCCCTTGGAGCTTATGAGAGAGTGTTGAAGCTCATGCACAAGGAAGTAAAAGGAAGTGCAAGCAGCAGTAACAGTGCTGATCAAGACAAAACCGAAGGCAACTAA
- the LOC113771892 gene encoding LOW QUALITY PROTEIN: protein trichome birefringence-like 42 (The sequence of the model RefSeq protein was modified relative to this genomic sequence to represent the inferred CDS: inserted 2 bases in 2 codons) — translation MGTHASRCKIVVLLCLVTFLSNQSNVECEDEQGTQSESCDLFKGSWVLDDSYPLYYDALSCPFIDPGLNCQKNGRPDSMYLEYRWNPIGCELPRFDGQNFLQKFRGQKIMFVGDSLSNNQWQSLACMLHFAVPSSNYTLVRSGGGALLNLSFPEYGLSTAFLKNGFLVDLVVEEXGLVLKLDXLSRTQHWKGVDILIFNSYHWWIHTGRLQTWNYFQIGENLIKDMDRMEAYRIALTTWAKWVDSNIDPGKTKVFFQGISAVHNHGSEWNEPAVQDCRGQTKAVEGADYPGQHYPGEAVVKDVLGNMTKPVYLLDITLLTQLRKDGHPSNYADGALDCSHWCLAGVPDTWNELLYAMLLES, via the exons ATGGGTACACATGCTTCTCGCTGCAAAATTGTGGTACTTCTTTGCCttgttacatttctgtctaaCCAATCAAATGTGGAATGTGAAGATGAACAAGGAACACAGTCAGAAAGCTGTGATCTTTTCAAGGGAAGTTGGGTTCTTGATGATTCATACCCGCTTTATTATGATGCATTGAGCTGCCCCTTCATCGATCCTGGGCTCAATTGCCAGAAAAATGGCAGACCTGATAGTATGTACCTAGAGTACAGATGGAATCCGATTGGTTGTGAGCTTCCAAG GTTTGATGGTCAAAACTTTCTGCAAAAGTTCAGGGGTCAGAAAATTATGTTTGTGGGGGACTCTTTAAGCAATAACCAGTGGCAGTCACTAGCCTGCATGCTGCATTTTGCAGTCCCGAGTTCTAATTATACCTTAGTGAGATCTGGTGGAGGAGCACtcttaaatctttcttttcCG GAATATGGGCTGTCGACAGCGTTCTTGAAGAATGGATTTTTGGTGGATTTGGTGGTAGAGG TAGGCCTTGTTCTAAAGCTTG TCTTAAGTAGAACTCAGCACTGGAAAGGGGTTGACATTCTGATTTTCAACAGCTACCACTGGTGGATACACACAGGAAGACTTCAAAC ATGGAACTATTTTCAAATTGGTGAGAATCTGATTAAGGACATGGATCGCATGGAGGCATACAGGATTGCCTTGACAACATGGGCCAAGTGGGTCGATTCCAATATAGATCCTGGCAAAACTAAAGTTTTCTTCCAAGGAATTTCTGCTGTTCACAATCA TGGGAGTGAATGGAATGAACCAGCAGTGCAGGACTGCAGGGGACAAACTAAGGCAGTAGAAGGAGCAGACTACCCAGGCCAACATTATCCAGGGGAAGCAGTGGTTAAGGATGTACTAGGTAACATGACCAAGCCGGTCTACCTGCTAGATATAACATTGCTTACTCAATTAAGAAAGGATGGACATCCATCAAACTATGCAGATGGGGCTCTTGATTGTAGTCATTGGTGCCTTGCTGGAGTTCCAGATACCTGGAATGAACTCCTGTACGCAATGCTGCTAGAGAGCTAA
- the LOC113772275 gene encoding protein trichome birefringence-like 41 — protein sequence MGSGQFRSVNTFLLIICLFVIFVQQSSNALLLELSHNSKRSSESISSGCDIFQGSWSYDDTYPLYNASSCPFIEKPFDCQGNGRPDQLYLKFKWKPNRCELPQFNAPHFLRKFKGKKILFVGDSLSLNQWQSLTCMLHAALPQSNYNLQKKGNLSTFTFREYDVSLMLSRNAFLVDLVEENNRRILKLDSIQNGDAWRGYDVLIFNTWHWWLHKGRSRSWDYFQEGNKVYKDMDPLVAFEKGLKTWSRWVDSNVDPSKTQVLFQGISPTHYDGKEWDAPIAKSSCIGQTRPILAPEYPAGPPPPAAVVKKVLANMSTPVTLLDVTTLSQLRKDGHPSIYGDGPDSHEEKDCSHWCLPGVPDAWNELLYGILVRNGQLKRQLIH from the exons ATGGGAAGTGGTCAATTTCGTTCTGTGAATACTTTTCTTCTAATTATATGTCTTTTTGTCATATTTGTTCAACAATCATCCAATGCCTTGTTGCTAGAGCTTTCTCATAACTCTAAGAGATCATCAGAATCAATTAGCAGCGGCTGCGATATCTTCCAAGGAAGTTGGAGCTACGATGACACATATCCCCTTTACAATGCGTCTTCTTGTCCATTCATCGAGAAGCCATTTGATTGCCAGGGAAATGGCCGCCCTGATCAACTCTatctcaagttcaaatggaAGCCCAACCGATGTGAATTGCCTCA ATTTAATGCTCCACATTTCTTGAGGAAATTTAAAGGGAAGAAGATATTGTTCGTAGGGGATTCACTGAGCCTCAATCAATGGCAGTCCCTTACATGCATGTTGCACGCAGCTCTGCCCCAATCAAATTACAATCTTCAAAAGAAAGGCAACCTCTCTACTTTTACTTTCAGG GAATATGATGTTTCTTTGATGCTATCTCGTAACGCATTTCTGGTGGATTTGGTGGAAGAGAATAACAGAAGAATTCTGAAGCTTGACTCCATACAAAATGGGGATGCATGGAGGGGTTATGACGTGCTTATTTTCAACACTTGGCATTGGTGGCTCCACAAAGGAAGATCAAGATC GTGGGATTATTTTCAAGAAGGAAACAAGGTTTATAAAGACATGGATCCTTTGGTTGCATTTGAGAAGGGCCTGAAAACATGGTCCAGGTGGGTGGACTCTAACGTGGATCCTTCCAAAACCCAAGTCCTTTTTCAGGGCATCTCTCCAACCCATTACGA TGGCAAGGAATGGGATGCTCCAATAGCAAAATCTTCATGCATTGGGCAAACTCGGCCGATCCTGGCTCCTGAATACCCTGCCGGACCACCACCACCTGCGGCGGTGGTGAAGAAAGTACTGGCTAACATGTCCACCCCGGTGACTTTGCTAGATGTAACCACACTTTCACAGCTAAGGAAAGATGGGCATCCTTCAATTTATGGTGATGGCCCTGATAGCCATGAAGAAAAGGATTGCAGTCATTGGTGTCTACCTGGTGTTCCTGATGCTTGGAATGAACTATTGTATGGAATCCTTGTGAGAAATGGACAACTAAAAAGACAGTTgattcattaa
- the LOC113770104 gene encoding 50S ribosomal protein L13, chloroplastic-like, translating to MAIQCSTSSLFLSSSSPVAFSSSSSSSSSVKKSPFLGFSISAALSSTRPSLIRTKPNALVRCQSKDAAVHIPVDQRWMFEESEINGPDIWNTTWYPKAADHVNTDKPWYIVDATDKILGRLASTIAIYIRGKNLVTYTPSVDMGAFVIVVNAEKVAVSGKKRNQKLYRRHSGRPGGMTVETFDQLQKRIPERIIEHAVRGMLPKGRLGRALFNHLKVYKGPNHPHEAQKPIDLPIRDKRIQK from the exons ATGGCAATACAATGTTCTACATCTTCTCTGTTTCTTAGCTCCTCTTCGCCAGTggccttttcttcttcttcttcttcttcttcttctgtaAAGAAGAGCCCTTTTCTGGGATTCTCAATTTCTGCCGCCTTATCATCAACAAGGCCGTCCCTCATCAGAACCAAACCAAATGCTCTTGTCCGCTGCCAAAGTAAAGATGCTGCTGTTCACATCCCTGTGGACCAGAGATGGATGTTTGAAGAATCTGAAATTAATGGCCCT GATATTTGGAACACAACATGGTATCCCAAAGCTGCAGATCATGTAAATACTGATAAACCCTGGTACATCGTTGACGCGACTGATAAAATTCTTGGCAGATTAGCTTCAACTATAGCTATCTATATCAGAGGGAAGAATCTAGTAACTTATACTCCTAGTGTGGACATGGGAGCCTTTGTCATAGTG GTTAATGCTGAAAAGGTAGCCGTATCTGGCAAGAAGAGGAACCAAAAGCTTTACAGAAGGCATTCAGGGAGACCTGGTGGGATGACAGTGGAAACCTTTGATCAGCTTCAAAAGAGAATTCCTGAAAGAATCATTGAGCATGCAGTCCGTGGCATGCTTCCAAAAGGGCGG CTCGGAAGAGCATTATTCAATCATCTGAAAGTATATAAAGGCCCAAACCATCCTCACGAGGCACAAAAACCCATTGACTTGCCCATAAGGGACAAAAGGATACAGAAGTAG